A region of Denticeps clupeoides chromosome 19, fDenClu1.1, whole genome shotgun sequence DNA encodes the following proteins:
- the LOC114769635 gene encoding T-box transcription factor TBX10 — protein MEVSQSYTLSLPRCPEGNGTCIKAPQVASVRVQLEMHTLWKQFDELGTEMIVTKAGRRMFPTFQVHISGMDPEAEYVLLMDFIPVDDKRYRYAFHSSSWLVAGRGDAAAPGRMHFHPDSPARGAQWMKQTVSFDRLKLTNNLLDDNGHIILNSMHRYQPRLHVVLVDARPDSQRYAHRNFCSFSFPETRFTAVTAYQNHRITQLKIASNPFAKGFRTSEPDEW, from the exons ATGGAGG TCTCCCAGAGCTACACTCTGAGTCTGCCCCGCTGCCCAGAGGGCAATGGCACGTGCATCAAAGCTCCCCAAGTGGCATCGGTCCGAGTTCAGTTGGAGATGCATACTTTATGGAAGCAGTTTGATGAACTTGGCACAGAGATGATAGTGACAAAGGCGGGAAG AAGGATGTTTCCTACATTCCAAGTCCACATTTCAGGTATGGATCCTGAAGCAGAGTATGTTCTTCTAATGGACTTCATCCCTGTCGATGACAAGAGATACAG GTATGCTTTCCACAGCTCGTCCTGGTTAGTTGCAGGCAGGGGTGATGCTGCAGCACCCGGCAGGATGCACTTTCACCCTGACTCACCTGCCCGAGGAGCCCAGTGGATGAAGCAGACAGTTTCATTTGACCGCCTCAAACTTACCAACAACCTGCTGGATGACAACGGACAT ATCATCCTGAACTCCATGCATCGATACCAGCCTCGTCTCCATGTGGTGCTGGTGGACGCTCGGCCTGACAGTCAGCGCTACGCTCACCGCAACTTCTGTTCCTTCTCCTTCCCGGAGACTCGCTTCACCGCTGTGACTGCCTACCAGAACCACAGG ATCACCCAGCTGAAAATAGCCAGCAACCCTTTTGCCAAAGGTTTCCGGACTTCAGAACCAGATGAGTGGTGA
- the apoa1b gene encoding apolipoprotein A-Ib: protein MKFVALALTILLVAGSQARFLQDEAPSQLQHVRAAVLVYLAQVKESAQKALVYLDDTEYQDYKAKISDSLDDMLKNIQAASAKASPYTDAFAAQITELTAGIREKIRTDIDELRTQLEPKREELRAVLEKHMQEYRDKLEPVVKEYMEKHKAEVQAFQAKMKPIVEELRAKVQTNVEETKSKLAPIVDAVRTKLTERLEDLKALASPFVEEYKEQAIKVVTQLRENIGKSDGLAEELKTKLTDLYATLTKAFTESKA from the exons ATGAAGTTTGTAGCACTCGCATTGACCATCCTGCTGGTAGCAG GTTCCCAGGCCCGTTTCCTGCAGGACGAGgctccctcccagctccagcATGTGAGGGCTGCTGTCTTGGTGTACCTGGCTCAGGTAAAGGAGTCTGCCCAGAAGGCCCTCGTCTACCTTGATGACACCGAATACCAGGATTACAA ggcAAAGATCTCAGACAGTCTTGATGACATGCTGAAGAACATTCAGGCTGCCTCTGCCAAGGCCTCTCCCTACACTGATGCTTTTGCAGCCCAGATTACCGAGCTCACCGCTGGAATCCGTGAGAAGATCAGAACAGACATTGATGAGCTGCGCACTCAGCTGGAGCCCAAGCGTGAAGAACTGAGAGCCGTTCTGGAGAAGCACATGCAAGAGTACCGTGACAAGTTGGAGCCTGTTGTGAAGGAGTACATGGAGAAGCACAAGGCTGAGGTTCAAGCCTTCCAGGCCAAGATGAAGCCCATTGTTGAAGAGCTCCGTGCCAAGGTGCAGACCAATGTTGAGGAGACCAAGTCCAAGCTGGCACCAATTGTGGATGCAGTGCGCACCAAGCTGACCGAGCGCCTGGAAGACCTGAAGGCCCTGGCCTCCCCCTTTGTTGAAGAGTACAAAGAGCAGGCCATCAAGGTGGTGACCCAGCTGCGTGAGAACATTGGCAAGTCAGACGGTTTGGCAGAGGAGCTGAAAACCAAGCTGACAGACCTGTACGCCACCCTCACCAAGGCCTTCACCGAGAGCAAGGCATAA